From the Salvelinus alpinus chromosome 32, SLU_Salpinus.1, whole genome shotgun sequence genome, one window contains:
- the LOC139562445 gene encoding golgin subfamily A member 6-like protein 26, which translates to MREDIHNLDLAHWRLARETWRTERGNIREIKALYGEIFRLHQLLEEIGVDKGVIKQRSTSSILCPVSPTLPAFPWYNLHRYLANSQSEPDQHAAGTQKDPSKKHSIFPPLDTQSCTSPDKWPHSQSKKSHPHASHRFAVPSHPLASGPPARMRQTHPHVHPRSSLTGQAKVKEEVYRPEITSSEEMSEEVQRRGAEIANMYKAQLKERMAQKRKEEILKKRVNNDDKNDDTEASCSSAVEQSNTPATAPERPASPDDTPVAAREDTQGETQQDLADVVNVLKRQSSDLYLPDDVCEESLTWKSIYEELCPLAHRVNTEADYIKALRVITEKAVTPSCSSEDDVSQSVSEVTSQEGSSESEESMSGQQQRCLHGEPYGERDRKEIDSGKMEGRYATANALSMMASRGKEELNAMSYADRIKYFKDEAKRNEEMMKIERRKEKARDEELKKWEKRQKKLKKLNEEERKRTENMEKNKLEEQRKREKAEMKLKIEHEKKRQEQEKKREKKERNKQEMQQKARAKEEKKRAEEEKKMEKKRAEMLKKIEKQRMEEERNREKERMKVLEMQHQAREKEEKRRKEEQKRRLKIQQEQEKEEQKRQTRIRDEDKKRAELQRIKDHEARFKMEMEKLYEREERNAQIEREKRRALCQKKGQTQRAKQVVAYEVTASTSDASVRREEREQRPETAHAVCEEENKEEAEESGGRGIDNF; encoded by the exons ATGCGGGAGGATATCCATAACCTTGACCTCGCCCATTGGAGATTGGCTAGAGAGACATGGAGAACTGAGCGAGGAAACATAAGGGAGATTAAGGCGCTGTATGGAGAAATATTTAGGCTGCACCAACTCTTGGAGGAG ATTGGGGTGGATAAAGGGGTGATCAAGCAGCGCTCCACCTCCTCCATTCTTTGTCCCGTCTCCCCGACACTGCCAGCTTTCCCCTGGTACAACCTCCACAGgtacctcgccaacagccaatcgGAGCCTGACCAGCATGCTGCCGGCACCCAGAAGGACCCATCTAAGAAACACTCAATCTTTCCACCTCTGGACACACAGAGCTGCACCTCCCCTGATAAATGGCCTCATTCTCAGTCCAAGAAGTCACACCCACACGCTTCACACCGATTTGCTGTCCCATCCCACCCCCTGGCTTCCGGCCCTCCTGCCCGGATGAGACAGACCCATCCGCATGTCCACCCCAGATCCTCATTGACTGGCCAGGCAAAGGTCAAGGAAGAGGTCTATAGGCCAGAAATTACATCGTCTGAGGAAATGTCTGAGGAAGTTCAACGGAGAGGCGCAGAAATTGCGAATATGTATAAAGCACAGCTGAAAGAGAGGATGGCCcaaaagagaaaggaagagattCTGAAGAAAAGGGTAAACAACGATGACAAGAACGATGACACTGAGGCCTCCTGCTCCTCTGCAGTAGAACAATCCAATACCCCTGCCACAGCCCCCGAGCGCCCGGCCAGCCCAGACGATACGCCAGTGGCCGCCCGAGAGGACACTCAGGGGGAAACCCAGCAGGACCTGGCAGACGTTGTGAATGTGCTCAAGAGGCAATCATCTGATCTATACCTGCCTGACGACGTTTGTGAGGAGTCACTCACATGGAAGTCCATTTACGAGGAGCTGTGCCCGCTCGCTCACAGGGTGAACACAGAAGCTGACTACATCAAGGCGCTCCGCGTCATCACTGAGAAGGCTGTGACTCCCTCGTGCTCGTCTGAGGATGATGTGTCTCAGAGTGTGAGTGAGGTCACAAGTCAGGAGGGGAGTAGTGAAAGTGAGGAGAGCATGAGTGGACAACAGCAGAGATGTTTACACGGGGAACCTTATGGTGAGAGGGACAGGAAGGAGATTGATAGTGGTAAAATGGAAGGCAGATATGCAACCGCCAATGCATTGTCTATGATGGCAAGCCGAGGGAAAGAAGAACTTAATGCCATGAGCTACGCAGACAGGATCAAATATTTCAAGGACGAGGCTAAGAGAAATGAAGAGATGATGAAGATTGAAAGGAGGAAGGAAAAAGCCAGGGACGAAGAGCTCAAAAAGTGGGAAAAGAGACAGAAGAAATTGAAGAAATTGAATGAGGAGGAAAGGAAAAGGACAGAAAATATGGAAAAAAACAAGTTAGAGGAGCagaggaaaagggagaaggcagagatgaAACTAAAGATCGAACATGAGAAAAAGAGACAAGagcaagagaaaaaaagagagaaaaaagaaagaaacaaGCAGGAGATGCAACAGAAGGCCCGTGCAAAAGAAGAGAAAAAGAGGGCAGAGGAAGAGAaaaagatggagaaaaagagggCAGAGATGTTGAAAAAGATTGAGAaacagaggatggaggaggagaggaacagggaaaAGGAGAGAATGAAGGTGTTGGAGATGCAGCATCAGGCacgagagaaagaagagaagaggaggaaagaggaacaGAAAAGGAGATTGAAGATACAGCAGGAACAAGAGAAGGAGGAACAGAAAAGGCAGACAAGGATACGGGACGAGGATAAGAAGAGAGCAGAGCTTCAAAGAATAAAAGATCACGAGGCCAGGTTCAAGATGGAGATGGAGAAACTgtatgagagagaagagaggaatgcaCAGATTGAAAGAGAAAAGAGGCGTGCGCTGTGTCAGAAAAAAGGGCAGACACAGAGAGCAAAACAGGTGGTGGCATACGAGGTCACAGCGTCTACATCTGACGCCTCTGtgcggagggaagagagggagcagCGTCCAGAGACCGCTCACGCAGTCTGCGAAGAGGAGAACAAGGAAGAAGCAGAAGAAAGCGGCGGACGAGGTATTGACAACTTTTGA